ATGCGGACAGCAGAGATCAACCGGCTGGACACAGCGCCGACGCGCATCCAGGGGCAGATCCAAGAGCATATTCGATGGCTGGAGGAGCAGATCAAACAGGTGGACCAAGGAATCGATGATTTGATCGGCCAGGTGCCGGAGTGGAACGAGAGGGTGAACATCCTCAAAAGCGTACCAGGGGTGGGGAAGGTGACTGCGGCGACGCTGGCGGCGGAGCTGCCGGAGTTGGGGCAGGCTGATCGGAGGGAGATTGCTGCGCTGGTGGGCGTGGCGCCGATGAGCAACGAGAGTGGACAACGACGGGGGAAACGACGCATCCGAGGAGGACGTCCAGCAGTGCGGAGCGTGTTGTTTATGGCTACCCTGGCCGCAATTCGGAGCAACCCTGTGCTCCGTCGGCGCTACCGACGGCTGCTGGAGCGGGGGAAGGAGAAAAAGGTGGCCCTGGCAGCCTGTATGCGATACCTGTTGGTCGTGCTGAACGCAATGATTCGCCATCATCAACCCTGGAATCCGGCTCTCTGCGGGGTTTGACACCCCTCACCCGCTTGACTCACAACACAGTTGCTCTGCGGTG
The window above is part of the Gammaproteobacteria bacterium genome. Proteins encoded here:
- a CDS encoding IS110 family transposase; the protein is MSQASALYVGIDVSKKVLDVVIGPEGEAWSVSYNPLGLQELVRRLRAVRPALIVVEATGGYERRLLEVLCLARLPVARVNPRRVRAFARATGLLAKTDRLDARVLARFGEAVKPRPYTLPDEQQQYLKDLVRRRQQLLEMRTAEINRLDTAPTRIQGQIQEHIRWLEEQIKQVDQGIDDLIGQVPEWNERVNILKSVPGVGKVTAATLAAELPELGQADRREIAALVGVAPMSNESGQRRGKRRIRGGRPAVRSVLFMATLAAIRSNPVLRRRYRRLLERGKEKKVALAACMRYLLVVLNAMIRHHQPWNPALCGV